In Humulus lupulus chromosome 7, drHumLupu1.1, whole genome shotgun sequence, the following are encoded in one genomic region:
- the LOC133791656 gene encoding uncharacterized protein LOC133791656, translated as MAQQGDPDIRLMFQEGRSNSGPLVKRLRPTSKKMPPPDATVSKSPAKRKGPGSGAPSAAAQEKRGLAAPPPRFPSAPTRDQGAPAGPPALMVPAATVALAHHHSIARAKARNEELKVEIQTTQAALTTTQAALAAAQQGEQSAKTSLTAAQACEQAAKATLTAAQEGEQAAKAASSTLQVELVGAKEK; from the exons atggcacaacaaggGGATCCTGACATCCGCTTGATGTTCCAGGAAGGGAGATCCAACTCGGGTCCCCTCGTGAAGAGACTCCGGCCCACATCAAAGAAGATGCCTCCCCCAGATGCGACTGTCTCCAAATCCCCGGCCAAGAGGAAAGGCCCAGGCTCGGGAGCTCCATCCGCCGCAGCCCAGGAGAAGAGGGGTTTGGCTGCACCTCCTCCTCGATTTCCCTCGGCCCCTACTCGGGACCAAGGAGCACCAGCTGGTCCCCCAGCTCTGATGGTCCCCGCCGCTACC GTGGCCTTGGCTCATCATCACAGCATAGCTCGAGCCAAGGCCAGGAACGAAGAGCTTAAGGTCGAGATCCAAACCACTCAGGCCGCCCTGACTACGACCCAAGCTGCCCTCGCCGCCGCTCAACAAGGCGAACAAAGCGCCAAGACTTCCCTAACGGCGGCTCAAGCAtgcgagcaggctgcaaaggctACCTTAACCGCGGCTCAAGAGGGCGAGCAGGCTGCGAAGGCTGCCTCGTCTACCCTTCAGGTTGAGCTTGTGGGGGCCAAGGAAAAATag